One stretch of bacterium DNA includes these proteins:
- a CDS encoding TonB-dependent receptor, whose translation MMAKRYLSFLIILLTAAAGLLAGTTGKIYGRIMDAEKKEPLPGVNVFLEGTAFGAVTDVNGNYFIINIPPGKYTIVFRSIGYKTKKIEGASVSIDATTSLSTDLMATVIEGEEVVVRAERPLVQKDLTSTSARVSSEDINLLPVESTGQIVNLQAGVIEGHFRGGRLGEVSYMIDGIAVNDGYSGNQMIDLQPNSIQEVEVISGTFNAEYGQAMSGVVNIVSKEPKSKFNGQLSGYTGAYLSNRKTPFVVKSGAGLKREDYTEEKRSYLDLAKPGNVNDLQGNLSGPLGLKNLLFFTSFRYHKDDGAYYGKRIFLPSDSSFVPDDRSRWRIDANGDGAMVPMNWSEGLDLHGKMIAKPFNNHKLTYEFIREDAESQGYEHRYKCNPDGRPTYFSLGNTHMVHYDYVINKNGFINLKFANFSKNWKSYVFESPYDLRYVPDTRLQIGGGPHFYMAGTNMNHSERTTTNTLLKGDLTYQFNQSNQIKLGFQSTRHKLDVTSYTIRLDRQTDWKPRPVEVESPAYVDYVKKPYEISAYIQDRLEWSYFIMNIGLRYDRFEPRGVYPADLSRPSTSEKIEAKTKSQFSPRFGIAMPLTEKSVLHLSYGLFFQMPAFNALFLNPDFRIPVTGGATIGNANLEPEKTATYEVGLQHGLTKDVAMNLTVYYKDIRNLLGMETYILMPTFTQYARYVNRDYGQVLGFTASLEQRSTGFLTTSIDYTFQIAEGNASDPADVWLKSLTSPPTEITKQLVLLDWDRSHTLNLTATAHSADRWNLGIIGTLASGFPYTPESYGYYYGLPNGERKPFYINFDLNFAYTIKFGGIKTILFTNIYNIFDIENSIAIYTDSGNAQYTRSMSRMTDDMVKSINTINDYYYRPDYRSTPRKVLVGLELEF comes from the coding sequence ATGATGGCTAAACGTTATCTCAGCTTCCTCATCATACTTTTAACGGCTGCAGCCGGTCTTCTTGCCGGAACGACGGGAAAAATTTACGGCCGGATCATGGATGCAGAAAAGAAGGAACCGCTGCCAGGCGTCAACGTGTTCCTCGAAGGCACCGCCTTTGGAGCCGTCACCGATGTCAACGGCAACTATTTCATCATCAACATCCCGCCGGGCAAGTACACCATCGTTTTTCGCAGCATCGGCTACAAGACAAAAAAAATAGAGGGGGCGAGCGTCAGCATCGACGCCACCACTTCTCTGTCGACCGACCTGATGGCCACGGTGATCGAAGGCGAGGAGGTGGTCGTGCGCGCCGAACGCCCTCTGGTTCAAAAGGATCTCACTTCGACCTCTGCACGCGTATCGAGTGAAGACATCAACTTGTTGCCGGTGGAGAGCACCGGACAGATCGTCAATCTGCAGGCCGGCGTCATTGAAGGCCATTTCCGCGGCGGCCGTCTGGGCGAGGTGTCCTACATGATCGACGGCATTGCGGTGAACGACGGCTACAGCGGCAACCAGATGATCGATCTTCAACCCAACTCAATTCAGGAGGTTGAAGTGATCAGCGGCACCTTTAATGCCGAATACGGGCAGGCGATGTCCGGCGTCGTCAACATCGTCTCCAAAGAGCCCAAGTCCAAGTTCAACGGCCAACTCTCCGGCTATACCGGCGCCTATCTGAGCAATCGCAAAACGCCCTTTGTGGTCAAGTCAGGCGCTGGATTGAAACGAGAAGATTATACGGAAGAAAAACGTTCCTATCTGGACTTGGCCAAGCCGGGGAACGTCAATGATCTTCAAGGCAATCTCTCAGGCCCCCTGGGACTAAAAAATCTGCTGTTTTTCACCTCCTTCCGATATCACAAGGACGACGGCGCCTATTATGGGAAAAGGATCTTTTTACCTTCCGATTCATCCTTTGTACCGGACGATCGCAGCCGGTGGCGGATCGATGCCAACGGCGACGGCGCGATGGTGCCCATGAACTGGTCAGAAGGACTGGACCTGCACGGAAAAATGATCGCCAAGCCGTTCAACAATCACAAATTGACGTATGAATTTATCAGGGAGGACGCTGAATCGCAGGGGTACGAACATCGCTACAAGTGCAATCCGGACGGTCGGCCGACCTATTTCAGCTTGGGCAACACCCATATGGTCCATTACGATTACGTCATCAATAAGAACGGCTTCATCAACCTCAAATTCGCCAATTTCTCCAAGAACTGGAAAAGCTACGTCTTTGAAAGCCCCTACGATCTGCGCTACGTTCCGGATACTAGGCTGCAAATCGGCGGCGGCCCGCATTTCTATATGGCGGGCACGAACATGAACCATTCCGAACGCACCACTACCAATACGCTGCTCAAAGGGGACCTCACCTATCAGTTCAACCAGAGCAATCAGATCAAATTGGGATTCCAATCAACCAGACACAAGCTGGACGTGACCAGTTATACGATCCGTCTAGATCGTCAAACCGACTGGAAACCTCGGCCGGTGGAGGTGGAGAGTCCCGCCTATGTCGATTATGTCAAGAAACCCTATGAAATCAGCGCCTACATTCAAGATCGTCTGGAATGGTCCTACTTTATCATGAACATCGGATTGCGCTACGACCGCTTCGAGCCGCGCGGCGTCTATCCCGCAGATCTCAGCAGACCCTCCACCAGTGAAAAAATCGAGGCAAAAACCAAGAGCCAATTCAGCCCTCGCTTCGGCATCGCCATGCCTTTGACGGAGAAAAGCGTACTGCATCTCTCTTATGGTCTGTTCTTCCAGATGCCGGCCTTCAACGCTCTGTTTTTAAACCCCGACTTTAGAATCCCGGTGACCGGCGGCGCCACCATCGGTAACGCTAATCTGGAGCCGGAAAAAACAGCCACCTATGAGGTCGGCCTGCAGCATGGGCTGACCAAGGATGTGGCGATGAACCTCACGGTGTATTATAAGGACATCCGCAACCTGCTCGGTATGGAAACCTATATCCTGATGCCCACCTTCACGCAGTATGCCCGATATGTCAATCGGGATTACGGGCAGGTGTTGGGCTTCACAGCGTCGCTGGAACAGCGCAGCACCGGCTTTTTAACCACGAGCATCGATTACACCTTCCAAATCGCGGAAGGCAATGCCTCGGATCCAGCGGACGTCTGGTTGAAAAGCCTGACTTCGCCGCCTACAGAGATTACCAAGCAACTGGTGCTGCTGGATTGGGACCGATCGCATACGTTGAATCTCACAGCGACCGCACACAGCGCAGATCGTTGGAACCTGGGCATCATCGGCACTCTGGCCTCGGGATTTCCCTACACTCCGGAATCTTATGGGTACTATTACGGTCTGCCCAATGGAGAACGCAAGCCGTTCTACATCAACTTTGATCTGAACTTTGCCTACACGATCAAGTTCGGCGGAATTAAAACTATATTGTTTACTAATATCTACAATATTTTTGACATCGAAAATTCGATTGCCATCTATACCGACAGCGGCAATGCCCAGTATACACGCAGCATGAGCCGCATGACCGATGATATGGTTAAATCCATCAATACAATCAATGACTATTACTATCGACCGGATTATCGCAGCACGCCTCGCAAGGTGCTCGTCGGGCTGGAATTGGAATTCTAG
- a CDS encoding substrate-binding domain-containing protein encodes MVLSQKRNYTAIFAENDKMANIICATAENNGIHIPRDLSIVGYDDASFIDNSPIRLTTIHQPIYEMGATSISLLLQRIAGDTSEKQTVILNSHLVERESVLPLR; translated from the coding sequence ATGGTTTTATCCCAGAAAAGAAACTATACGGCCATCTTTGCTGAGAACGACAAAATGGCCAACATCATCTGCGCGACCGCGGAAAACAACGGCATCCACATTCCGCGCGATCTCTCCATCGTCGGTTATGACGACGCTTCTTTTATCGATAACAGCCCGATCCGGCTGACCACCATCCACCAGCCCATTTACGAAATGGGTGCAACCAGCATCAGTCTTTTACTGCAACGCATTGCGGGTGACACCAGTGAAAAACAGACGGTCATTCTGAATTCCCATCTGGTGGAAAGAGAGTCTGTCCTGCCTCTGCGCTAG
- a CDS encoding GntR family transcriptional regulator yields the protein MRIDENSPIPKYFQLQVWLKEQIDQGVFANNEKIPTEDELVRQFQLSRATIKHAVQNLVDKGYLVRKKKLGTFFHKTSYQTGSRYRLGILINFYRSGFGIEFIRGAADQAVEHNCHLVLCNSYDLYVQADEQADRLIEQAVTGVLFMPTAAADEKNRAIVQKFLQHGIPVVIADRVIPDLDIDKVITDNYDGAYRITRHLIDHGHTRIAIVINTLLNSARERLSGYKAAILDSRLLYVLN from the coding sequence GTGCGGATCGACGAAAACAGCCCGATCCCCAAATACTTTCAATTGCAGGTGTGGTTGAAAGAACAGATCGATCAGGGCGTTTTTGCCAACAACGAAAAAATCCCCACGGAAGATGAATTAGTCAGGCAGTTCCAGCTTTCCCGTGCGACGATCAAGCATGCGGTGCAGAATCTCGTGGACAAGGGTTATCTGGTACGTAAGAAAAAGCTCGGCACCTTCTTCCACAAGACCTCTTACCAGACCGGCAGCCGCTATCGTCTGGGAATTTTAATCAACTTTTATCGCAGCGGATTCGGCATCGAGTTCATCCGTGGCGCTGCGGATCAAGCTGTCGAGCACAACTGTCACTTGGTGTTATGCAATTCATACGATCTGTACGTGCAGGCCGATGAGCAGGCGGATCGGCTGATTGAACAGGCGGTGACGGGGGTTCTGTTTATGCCGACGGCGGCTGCGGATGAAAAAAACCGCGCCATTGTGCAAAAGTTTTTGCAACACGGGATCCCAGTGGTCATCGCCGACCGGGTGATCCCTGATCTGGATATAGATAAAGTCATCACGGATAATTATGACGGCGCCTACCGGATCACCCGCCATCTGATCGACCACGGGCATACCCGGATTGCGATTGTCATCAACACCTTGCTCAACAGCGCCCGAGAAAGATTATCCGGATATAAAGCAGCGATCTTAGATTCCCGTCTCCTGTACGTCCTGAATTGA
- a CDS encoding polyisoprenoid-binding protein, translating into MKRLLLTLIMLLSAGYAAAAEEYVIDAAHTQVGFSVKHMVIATVRGTFKEFSGTAFYDEKDITRSHIEGVIKTASINTENEKRDEHLRSSDFFDASSYPEIRYKSKKILKRNDEWIAVGDLTIRGVTREIELTFTVSEPIKDPYGNTRIGVEARGKINRQDFGVSWSKTLDSGGLVVSDEVRLELAGEFIKKK; encoded by the coding sequence ATGAAACGATTGCTTTTAACGCTGATCATGTTGTTGTCAGCAGGCTATGCGGCGGCTGCAGAAGAATATGTTATCGATGCGGCGCACACACAGGTGGGGTTCAGCGTCAAACATATGGTGATTGCAACGGTGCGCGGCACTTTTAAGGAATTTTCCGGCACGGCTTTTTATGATGAAAAAGACATCACTCGCTCCCACATCGAGGGCGTTATTAAAACGGCGAGCATCAATACCGAAAATGAAAAACGCGACGAGCATCTGCGCAGCTCTGACTTTTTCGATGCGTCCAGTTATCCGGAAATCCGCTACAAGAGTAAAAAAATCCTGAAGCGAAACGACGAATGGATAGCGGTGGGCGATCTGACCATCCGCGGAGTGACCCGGGAGATTGAATTGACGTTCACGGTCAGCGAACCGATCAAAGATCCTTACGGCAACACCCGAATCGGCGTAGAGGCGCGGGGAAAGATCAATCGTCAGGATTTTGGCGTCTCTTGGAGCAAGACGCTCGACAGCGGCGGATTAGTCGTGAGCGACGAGGTTAGACTGGAACTCGCAGGGGAGTTTATCAAGAAAAAATAA
- the rmuC gene encoding DNA recombination protein RmuC codes for MSGIQLVIFSLGFCVGLIVTLLIKWLLSRNRMDLAQEFFRHSEAQRQMQMEAILAQLKAQFGALSLEALSRSTHELLKLSQSSLAGERERNRSELNEKKSLIDRQLEVMSDQVQDLADLVKALEKDRAQKFGELANQLRVAGEQTAQLNQTTRSLVEVLSSSRSRGQWGERMAEDVLRLAGLIENINYVKQKSIGSGRGRPDFTFLLPRNLKLNMDVKFPLDNYVRYLESTGESEQARYRADFLRDVRNRLREVASRDYIDAESDTVDYALLFIPNEQIYAFIQEHDSRLIDQGLQQHVIFCSPMTLFAVLAVVRQSVENFSLEKTSNEILTLISAFKKQWDEFIKKMDGLGKKIAEAQAEFDTLLGVRRRQLELPLVKLDGVRSRRGLPEPEEPEGGIDRHREI; via the coding sequence ATGAGCGGAATCCAGTTGGTGATTTTTTCTCTCGGGTTTTGCGTGGGGTTGATCGTAACCCTGCTGATCAAATGGCTGCTATCCCGTAACCGTATGGATCTGGCCCAGGAGTTCTTTCGCCACTCCGAGGCGCAGCGCCAGATGCAGATGGAAGCTATCCTGGCCCAGTTGAAAGCGCAATTCGGCGCCCTGTCACTGGAGGCGCTGTCCCGCTCGACCCACGAGCTGTTAAAACTCAGTCAATCCAGCCTCGCCGGAGAACGTGAACGCAATCGCTCTGAACTGAATGAGAAGAAAAGCCTGATCGACCGGCAACTGGAAGTCATGTCTGATCAGGTGCAGGATCTTGCTGACCTGGTGAAAGCGCTGGAAAAGGACCGGGCGCAAAAATTCGGGGAATTAGCGAACCAGCTGCGCGTGGCTGGGGAGCAGACGGCTCAGCTGAACCAAACGACGCGTTCACTGGTCGAAGTGCTTTCCAGCAGCCGGTCCCGCGGCCAATGGGGAGAGCGCATGGCAGAGGACGTGCTGCGACTGGCCGGGTTGATCGAGAACATCAACTATGTCAAACAGAAGAGCATCGGCAGCGGACGCGGCCGGCCGGATTTCACTTTTCTTTTGCCGCGCAATTTAAAGTTGAACATGGATGTTAAATTTCCCCTGGACAACTATGTCCGCTATCTGGAGAGCACAGGGGAAAGCGAGCAGGCCAGATATCGTGCGGATTTCCTCCGCGACGTCAGAAACCGGCTGAGGGAGGTCGCCTCGCGGGATTATATCGATGCCGAATCCGACACCGTAGACTATGCGCTCCTCTTCATTCCCAATGAGCAGATCTATGCCTTCATCCAGGAGCATGACAGCCGTCTCATCGACCAGGGGCTGCAGCAGCATGTGATCTTTTGTTCGCCGATGACGCTCTTCGCCGTGCTGGCGGTGGTGCGTCAATCGGTGGAGAACTTTAGCCTGGAAAAGACCTCCAATGAGATCCTTACACTGATCTCGGCATTTAAAAAACAATGGGATGAATTCATTAAAAAAATGGACGGGCTGGGTAAAAAAATCGCTGAGGCGCAGGCCGAGTTCGACACCCTGCTCGGCGTCCGGCGCCGTCAGCTGGAGCTGCCGCTGGTCAAGCTGGATGGGGTGCGCAGTCGGCGTGGTCTGCCGGAACCGGAAGAACCAGAAGGCGGAATTGACCGCCATCGGGAAATATAA
- a CDS encoding class I SAM-dependent rRNA methyltransferase yields MEATLILKPGKQAIIKHGHPWVFSGAIASAAPACRPGDIVLLCDHQHNPVARGFYNPNSDIAFRVLSRDPRARVDEAFWRAALHRAVRLRKQVVPPATNAFRLINAEGDHLPGLVVDQYGDILVLTISVLGMERLRPLLLHWLQELVQPQAIYERSEGKGRTREGLTERCEWVGSPGPERIPIVENSVSFQVDPAGGQKTGFFLDQRDNRRLLGSLCKGLDVLNCFSYSGGFSVYAALGEAHSVTSVEISPAANELAADNLRLNQLDMERHPLITADVFEFLRRTDRQYDVIVLDPPAFAKSQKEVMRASRGYKDINLQAARRLKPDGLLLTFSCSNHVDEPLFQKIVLSAIQDAGRSAQVLKVLGPGPDHPFLLAHPEGRYLKGLLLRIS; encoded by the coding sequence ATGGAAGCAACGCTCATTCTGAAACCGGGCAAGCAAGCGATTATCAAACACGGTCATCCCTGGGTGTTCTCCGGTGCCATTGCCTCTGCTGCACCGGCCTGCCGGCCCGGCGACATCGTCCTGCTCTGCGACCATCAGCATAACCCTGTGGCCAGGGGATTTTATAATCCGAACTCTGATATCGCCTTTCGAGTTCTCAGCCGGGATCCGCGAGCTAGAGTGGATGAAGCGTTTTGGCGGGCGGCACTGCACAGGGCGGTCCGCCTTCGCAAACAGGTTGTTCCACCGGCCACAAACGCTTTCCGGCTGATCAATGCTGAAGGGGATCATCTACCCGGCCTGGTCGTGGATCAGTATGGCGATATATTGGTTCTGACCATCTCGGTGCTCGGCATGGAGCGCCTTCGCCCCCTCCTGCTCCACTGGTTGCAAGAGCTGGTGCAGCCGCAGGCCATCTATGAGCGCAGCGAAGGCAAGGGGCGAACGCGGGAAGGGTTGACAGAACGTTGTGAATGGGTGGGCAGCCCGGGACCCGAAAGAATCCCCATCGTTGAAAACAGCGTATCCTTTCAAGTGGATCCAGCCGGAGGCCAAAAAACCGGCTTTTTCCTGGATCAACGGGACAATCGTCGGTTGCTGGGATCGCTGTGCAAAGGGCTCGATGTGCTGAACTGCTTTTCCTACAGCGGCGGATTCTCAGTCTATGCAGCGCTCGGGGAAGCGCACTCGGTGACTTCGGTCGAGATCTCGCCGGCGGCTAACGAGCTGGCGGCCGACAACCTGCGCCTCAACCAGCTGGACATGGAACGCCATCCCCTGATCACCGCCGATGTATTCGAGTTTCTGCGCCGCACCGATCGACAGTATGATGTAATCGTTTTGGATCCGCCGGCCTTTGCAAAATCGCAAAAAGAGGTCATGCGGGCCAGTCGCGGCTACAAAGACATCAACCTGCAGGCCGCCAGACGATTAAAACCGGATGGTCTGCTGTTGACCTTTTCCTGTTCCAACCATGTTGACGAACCCCTGTTCCAAAAAATCGTCCTCTCCGCCATTCAGGATGCAGGCCGGTCTGCCCAAGTGCTCAAGGTGTTGGGACCTGGGCCGGATCACCCCTTTCTGCTGGCGCACCCTGAAGGCCGCTACCTCAAGGGGCTGCTATTGCGCATTAGTTGA
- a CDS encoding outer membrane beta-barrel protein, with the protein MTRMGWVTAIFIFGASQAFAEETPWAAGAHFVLSLPQSDFANLSKDGEGLGGKVLYRPNLSRHFALRADLAYISYGEKRKSMTDVSYGYYLMQIRNESFQMTLGPQLSLPLGPITAYGAPMGGLYVYRTVVSIPALYYYYGWPAAETTSSLTRWGWNVNGGLLIDVGIGPVFDLQFKYQKIAKAVQSKIEDVTTESDATDFYLGVGVLFYLKKKY; encoded by the coding sequence ATGACCAGAATGGGCTGGGTGACGGCAATCTTTATATTTGGGGCCAGTCAAGCTTTTGCCGAGGAGACTCCCTGGGCTGCGGGCGCCCATTTCGTACTTTCGTTGCCCCAATCCGATTTCGCCAACTTGTCCAAAGACGGAGAAGGGCTTGGCGGCAAGGTGCTCTACCGTCCGAATCTTTCGCGTCACTTTGCCCTGCGGGCGGATTTGGCGTATATTTCTTACGGCGAAAAACGGAAAAGCATGACAGATGTCTCCTACGGTTACTATCTGATGCAAATTCGCAATGAGTCTTTTCAGATGACACTGGGACCACAATTGTCCTTGCCGTTGGGACCGATCACCGCCTATGGAGCCCCTATGGGTGGGCTGTACGTATACCGAACCGTGGTTTCCATTCCTGCTCTGTATTATTACTACGGCTGGCCGGCGGCTGAGACCACTTCGAGCCTTACCCGCTGGGGCTGGAACGTCAACGGCGGCTTGTTGATCGATGTGGGTATCGGGCCGGTGTTTGATTTGCAATTTAAATATCAAAAGATCGCCAAGGCCGTCCAATCCAAGATCGAGGATGTCACAACAGAAAGCGACGCCACGGACTTTTATCTCGGTGTGGGCGTGCTTTTTTATCTGAAGAAAAAATATTGA